From a region of the Calliphora vicina chromosome 4, idCalVici1.1, whole genome shotgun sequence genome:
- the LOC135958115 gene encoding uncharacterized protein LOC135958115, with the protein MWSRKISKLNVFLLLMVLVNISRGETTVETLTTAEVQPQDINGDAVIGENLNSVKDNEVEVTTIAEDEVGVVTDASNELENTAATESETNAEDVNNTEPPNNADPSTEPTIETTTANQIECICDCTANGNQITLGCSTQSPDETTETGTTENSSNSDTTLPNAETTKPAGVAETATDSINIETTSEANAEADTTIQSAAEPETTTAAPPPICSVPGVQPHELDCQQYYDCSLEGSLDGSFHLLTKSCPKKQAFNIELNRCSRDISSCLSLPIQCLVKGGVADPAGNASYYLCEPRLVGVGFRIFHIDCASNEIFYPELGKCFLDFNNLPTQSLPPFSWNQIRDIDIVKTELKLLREQDKLKLKQEKDRQKAEEKLQKELEKEAKKKAKEEEKANKEKAKQQAASIACLQEGNYASEIGENIYYSCITKKGKLKAIPMQCSYGATFNAEMGGCINSLTGVNTSVSDDDDDDD; encoded by the exons ATGTGGTCGAGGAAAATTAGCAAATTAAATGTGTTTCTATTATTGATG GTCCTAGTAAATATATCCAGGGGAGAAACAACTGTGGAGACTTTAACAACTGCCGAAGTCCAGCCTCAAGATATTAATGGAGATGCAGTAAttggtgaaaatttaaattcggTTAAAGATAATGAAGTTGAAGTTACAACAATTGCAGAAGATGAAGTTGGAGTGGTAACTGATGCTTCAAACGAATTGGAGAATACAGCAGCAACAGAATCTGAAACTAATGCCGAAGATGTTAACAATACAGAGCCTCCAAATAATGCCGATCCCAGTACAGAACCAACAATCGAAACTACTACTGCCAATCAAATAGAATGTATTTGTGATTGCACTGCCAATGGTAATCAAATTACACTTGGTTGTAGCACACAATCGCCAGATGAAACTACAGAAACTGGAACTACAGAAAATTCCTCAAACAGTGACACAACTTTACCAAATGCCGAAACTACAAAGCCTGCTGGGGTAGCTGAAACTGCCACAGATTCAATTAATATAGAAACTACTAGCGAAGCTAATGCAGAAGCGGACACCACTATACAATCTGCAGCCGAACCTGAAACTACTACTGCTGCCCCACCTCCAATTTGTTCTGTGCCCGGTGTACAACCTCATGAGTTAGATTGTCAACAATATTATGACTGTTCTTTGGAGGGATCTCTGGATGGTAGTTTTCATTTGCTTACAAAATCTTGCCCCAAAAAACAAGCCTTCAACATCGAACTTAATCGCTGTAGTCGTGATATTTCATCTTGCCTCTCCTTGCCCATTCAGTGTCTAGTTAAAGGTGGCGTAGCTGATCCAGCCGGTAATGCCTCCTATTATCTTTGTGAACCCCGCCTTGTAGGAGTTGGTTTTCGTATTTTCCATATTGACTGTGCGTCGAATGAAATTTTCTATCCTGAATTGGGTAAATGTTTTTTGGACTTTAATAATTTACCTACACAAAGCTTGCCGCCTTTTAGTTGGAATCAAATAAGAGATATTGATATTGTTAAGACAGAATTGAAACTATTGAGGGAACAggataaattgaaattgaaacagGAGAAAGATCGCCAGAAAGCTGAAGAAAAGTTACAAAAAGAATTGGAAAAGGAAGCAAAAAAGAAAGCCAAGGAGGAAGAGAAAGCCAACAAGGAGAAAGCCAAACAGCAGGCAGCCAGTATTGCATGTCTCCAGGAAGGTAATTATGCTTCCGAAATCGGAGAGAATATTTACTATTCCTGCATTACCAAAAAAGGCAAGTTGAAGGCTATCCCCATGCAATGTAGCTACGGTGCAACATTTAATGCTGAAATGGGCGGCTGTATCAATAGTTTAACTGGAGTAAATACTAGTGTtagcgatgatgatgatgatgacgattaa
- the LOC135957281 gene encoding uncharacterized protein LOC135957281, producing MDTSSSSSAYSHSNLNRNPLEAATLLAPPTGSNGVRRPVAAAVATAGVQRRRVIKKHIQQKYMLCGFAIHAFLATPAYLYGNVVESDKDLVLRIWPAIVYQATGQLCRSILEHLDTEYHGRTRETAKYRRLFLLATLIICCSLMVSGIFFSSAWVKVSTTTQAIAIVFYGVFAGIGASLFVWKTHVILEAVRPREDKFVRKTIFLCGEAFCQLFLSFAFTNLRTLYGTAQSIVLMSALLVNLIPISLIITRHREGAITQRVSVIKAETGFTPLHHQLGRYSNVFNDQMDGIELRTWKNPIMEHHPSVAALALADSGHYMLPTDQVDVTFINPNGVEIMEIIPEEDENVSVMRSSSATIENYGRNSVSASQTMQKSISNGLQMSREGVVDSGYSNLDKFQKFSRNVTTNLWDNLLDKIAHPLQAALVVPQLYSTTFFLSADIFSYVMCLTVLPGLAVSHHAIKNAEIPFLFSLLAFPWMCFSLMTPRFGNSLYKHKFKWHTLGCISKGFALIFISFSTSKLLLSVSAALLGFGQSVTLFLHDWVFQMSMTRSQWTAIRFPVHFTNGLLILVWGTLAHWVVVNFSFQASVGLAAALYASSIILWNLIYLCFNCKK from the exons ATGgatacatcatcatcatcatcagcatattCACACTCAAATCTAAATAGAAATCCCCTAGAAGCCGCCACTTTGCTGGCCCCTCCAACAGGTTCGAATGGTGTGCGGCGTCCAGTGGCCGCTGCTGTAGCAACGGCTGGCGTTCAACGGAGACGTGTGATAAAGAAGCATATCCAACAGAAGTATATGTTATGTGGTTTCGCAATACAT gCATTTCTCGCCACCCCTGCCTACTTGTATGGTAATGTCGTGGAGTCTGATAAAGACTTGGTATTGCGCATCTGGCCAGCAATTGTGTATCAAGCCACGGGTCAATTATGCCGAAGTATACTCGAACATTTAGATACAGAATACCATGGAAGAACACGAGAAACAGCTAAATATCGAAGATTATTTCTACTGGCCACCCTAATAATCTGTTGTTCCCTAATGGTCAGTGGCATATTCTTTTCCTCAGCCTGGGTTAAAGTTTCCACCACCACTCAAGCCATTGCCATAGTCTTTTATGGAGTTTTTGCAG GTATTGGTGCCAGTTTATTTGTTTGGAAGACTCATGTCATCTTGGAAGCGGTTCGGCCACGAGAGGATAAATTCGTGCGCaagacaatatttttgtgtggCGAAGCattttgtcaattatttttatcGTTTGCTTTTACCAATTTACGCACACTGTACGGCACTGCCCAGTCCATAGTTTTAATGTCTGCCTTATTAGTGAATCTCATACCGATAAGTTTAATTATAACACGCCATCGTGAGGGCGCCATAACTCAGCGTGTATCTGTGATAAAGGCAGAGACAGGATTTACACCGCTACATCATCAGTTGGGCCGCTACTCGAATGTTTTCAACGATCAAATGGATGGCATTGAGTTGCGCACTTGGAAGAATCCCATTATGGAACATCATCCCAGTGTGGCGGCTTTAGCTTTGGCCGATAGTGGTCATTATATGTTGCCTACGGATCAGGTGGATGTAACATTCATTAATCCAAATGGTGTGGAAATCATGGAAATTATACCCGAAGAAGATGAAAATGTCTCAGTCATGCGTTCTAGTTCAGCAACTATCGAAAACTATGGCAGAAACAGTGTAAGTGCTTCGCAGACTATGCAAAAATCCATATCGAATGGCTTGCAAATGAGTCGTGAGGGAGTGGTCGATTCGGGTTACAGTAATTTG gataaatttcaaaaattttctcgCAATGTCACCACCAATTTATGGGATAATCTTTTGGATAAAATTGCTCATCCATTGCAGGCCGCCTTAGTGGTGCCTCAACTATATTCGACCACTTTCTTTCTATCGGCTGATATTTTCTCATATGTCATGTGTCTCACAGTATTGCCTGGTTTGGCGGTCAGTCATCATGCCATTAAAAATGCTGAAATACCGTTTTTATTCTCCTTATTGGCCTTTCCTTGGATGTGTTTTTCATTGATGACTCCACGATTTGGCAATAGTTtgtataaacataaatttaagtgGCATACACTGGGCTGCATCTCGAAAGGATTTGCTTTGATAT tcattagtttttcaacGTCCAAACTGTTACTTAGTGTGTCAGCTGCGCTTTTAGGTTTCGGCCAATCCGTAACACTCTTCCTTCACGACTGGGTCTTTCAAATGAGTATGACACGTTCTCAGTGGACTGCCATACGCTTTCCAGTGCACTTTACCAATGGCTTGTTAATACTTGTATGGGGCACCCTGGCCCACTGGGTAGTCGTGAATTTTTCTTTTCAGGCTAGTGTGGGTCTAGCAGCAGCCCTTTATGCCAGCAGTATTATTTTGtggaatttaatatatttatgttttaattgtaaaaaataa
- the Ulp1 gene encoding uncharacterized protein Ulp1, giving the protein MMYIEHTNLEDNLHQILTNRVPTSSSPSASEATAAVAASALLARVREAHNSASSTLQHILQQNSSSSPNAQYQHQRNNNSSTPNNYKTSAKEWIRRPEPKLLALDSYLSSADITQELHRVQATANNTSAHKKAHYKQQQVQEAQQQQQLRKEVEEEEEDEQYELLQVIDSDQTAQAENSKPLKVEKNVQQEEIDENFASTSHFVIELNDGQKIASTVAALQPHQRRQVDEDEEFEYVVTRVPKRKTANQKIENYPILNRKIRRPVPEAIPIVAQLKPRSSYNGHSATSRPPALVAAPQLRRSIPNLRKYSIDSQEYYNSHREVNGYATAAAAAVYIEDDDDDNNCDYYSDSETVEVASTGRPAYAYNNEFYRRQEAQMGLDIINKLKHLFNWNPSTNHYSTVHQEGKRKRRSDDWCAGETIAPQQIKYRKVENRFPKYIAARSEVDDVNEFLPPLTHHNQQQQKSHHKYDKQFLLSNSAQSSRTLLEMSNRRSSSSAIDKPPLRKSMFSAPHITQQLIKNTTYADVEFSDDDEPVLIKGFEIKPSSLASVKRVPEVFNIPIIRTDERRKSTQQKPPPPPLIEHSSGSILQSSLVPELETRRKPTYAETLRQSAGTGHVLGGRSSISSSAASTSESSRILNGLISLRTNHYSAQNRSSILNQEKQREDCEKYQQLLEQVVPGLYSSARAENKLSSSSSLKSTAQRRRSGLLLGTAVTSSARSSPATNRRSMGIGQSIFKRPPLSSTINLDDDEADEDVTITGISHIKASRSGKNKHSMPATVIVDDDEISDILDLGNEERHVLSACAKIQKEQNSVINLCEDKVEKPKNDALPYVEPVNSLQERFNSSPFIKGNWMENWQSKWSQLKKNRHDEVKEAVKINEKVTAERRAAEAEIQERLRKFQIVDPELLVVDDFDDVVEEPEFVEFTQEHRARINAAICGPLDQVLVSKFNLNITRRDIHTLCGHNWLNDEVINFYMNLLTERGETKHDSHGLPRVYAMNTFFVPRLMQAGHAGVKRWTRKVDIFAKDIMPVPVHVGGVHWCMAIIHIKNRTIKYYDSMGTPNPSVLKALEQYLKDESMDKRKQPFDTSNFVIESVQGVPRQMNGSDCGVFSCMFAEYITRNREITFSQQNMEYFRQKMILEIVMGELLQ; this is encoded by the exons ATGATGTACATTGAACACACGAACCTGGAAGATAATCTACATCAAATATTAACGAATCGTGTACCCACATCGAGTAGTCCCAGTGCCAGTGAGGCCACGGCAGCAGTTGCGGCATCTGCATTGCTGGCGCGTGTAAGGGAGGCGCACAATAGCGCATCATCTACATTGCAACATATACTACAACAAAACTCGTCGTCGTCGCCCAACGCTCAATATCAGCACCAacgcaacaacaacagcagtacTCCCAATAATTATAAAACTTCTGCTAAGGAGTGGATTAGGCGTCCCGAACCAAAATTATTGGCTTTGGATTCTTATTTAAGCTCGGCCGATATTACTCAGGAATTGCATCGAGTTCAAGCAACGGCTAACAATACTAGTGCACATAAAAAAGCACACTATAAACAACAACAAGTGCAAGAagcacaacagcagcagcaactacGTAAAGAGGTGGAAGAGGAGGAAGAAGACGAGCAATACGAATTACTACAAGTAATTGACTCAGATCAAACAGCTCAAGCGGAAAATTCAAAACCTTTGAAAGTTGAAAAGAACGTGCAACAAGAAGAAATAGACGAAAATTTTGCTTCCACCAGTCATTTTGTGATTGAATTAAACGACGGCCAAAAAATTGCCTCAACAGTCGCGGCATTACAACCACATCAGCGCAGGCAGGTGGACGAGGACGAAGAATTTGAATACGTAGTTACACGTGTCCCTAAAAGGAAAACAGCTAATCAG AAAATTGAAAACTATCCCATATTGAATCGTAAAATACGCAGGCCAGTGCCAGAAGCAATACCTATTGTTGCACAACTAAAGCCTAGATCATCCTATAACGGCCATTCAGCTACTTCACGGCCACCAGCACTTGTAGCAGCCCCACAACTACGACGATCAATTCCAAATCTAAGAAAATATAGCATTGATTCACAGGAGTATTATAATTCACACAGAGAGGTAAACGGTTACGCCACAGCCGCTGCAGCAGCCGTCTACATCGAAGACGACGACGACGACAACAATTGTGATTATTATTCGGATTCGGAAACTGTTGAAGTTGCGTCAACTGGTCGTCCAGCGTACGCTTATAATAACGAGTTTTACCGCAGACAAGAAGCCCAAATGGGTCTCGAcatcataaataaattgaaacatttatttaattggaATCCGTCGACAAATCACTACAGCACTGTCCATCAGGAGGGTAAGCGAAAGAGGCGATCGGACGATTGGTGTGCTGGTGAGACCATTGCACCTCAACAGATAAAGTATCGTAAGGTGGAGAATCGTTTTCCCAAATACATTGCTGCACGCTCCGAAGTAGACGATGTAAATGAGTTTTTGCCACCTCTAACGCATCACaatcagcagcagcaaaaatCACACCACAAATacgataaacaatttttattaagtaATTCAGCACAAAGCTCCAGAACTTTATTGGAGATGTCCAATCGGCGTTCGTCTTCTTCTGCTATAG ATAAGCCACCCCTAAGGAAGTCTATGTTTTCAGCTCCCCATATTACCCAGCAATTAATCAAGAATACAACCTATGCAGATGTTGAATTTTCCGATGACGATGAACCCGTTTTAATAAAAGGTTTCGAAATTAAACCCTCTTCTTTGGCTTCAGTCAAGCGAGTGCCCGAAGTCTTCAACATTCCGATTATACGCACCGATGAGCGTCGCAAGTCCACGCAACAgaaaccaccaccaccacctctAATCGAACACAGCAGTGGCAGCATTTTACAATCATCTCTTGTTCCCGAATTGGAAACCAGGCGCAAGCCGACTTATGCCGAGACATTACGCCAAAGTGCAGGAACTGGCCATGTATTGGGGGGCCGCAGTAGTATTTCATCCTCCGCGGCTTCGACTTCTGAATCGTCACGCATATTGAATGGTTTAATCAGTCTACGCACAAACCACTATTCTGCGCAAAATCGCTCTTCAATACTCAACCAGGAAAAGCAGCGAGAAGATTGTGAGAAATATCAACAGTTACTAGAACAAGTGGTACCAGGTCTGTACAGTTCTGCCAGAGCTGAGAATAAGCTTTCCTCATCTTCCTCCTTGAAGTCGACAGCACAACGCCGAAGATCTGGTCTACTCTTGGGCACCGCTGTAACATCCTCGGCACGCAGCTCTCCAGCTACCAATAGACGTTCCATGGGTATCGGACAATCGATTTTCAAACGTCCACCTCTATCGTCTACCATCAATTTGGATGATGATGAGGCCGACGAAGATGTCACCATAACAGGCATTTCACATATAAAAGCTTCGCGTTCTGGGAAAAACAAACATTCAATGCCAGCCACAGTTATTGTGGATGATGATGAAATATCCGATATTCTTGATTTGGGCAATGAGGAACGTCATGTGTTGTCGGCTTGTGCTAAGATCCAGAAGGAGCagaattctgttattaatttgtGCGAAGATAAAGTTGAAAAGCCCAAGAATGATGCTTT GCCCTATGTGGAGCCCGTTAATTCATTGCAAGAACGTTTCAATTCCTCGCCCTTTATCAAGGGTAATTGGATGGAAAATTGGCAATCGAAATGGTCGCAACTAAAAAAGAATAGACACGATGAGGTCAAGGAAGCCGTTAAAAT AAATGAAAAAGTAACAGCCGAGCGTCGTGCTGCTGAGGCTGAAATTCAAGAACGTTTGCGCAAATTCCAAATTGTTGATCCCGAATTATTGGTGGTCGATGATTTTGACGATGTCGTTGAAGAACCTGAATTTGTGGAATTCACACAAGAACACAGGGCTCGCATTAATGCAGCCATATGTGGTCCACTAGATCAG GTTTTGGTTTCCAAGTTCAATTTGAACATCACTAGACGCGACATACACACCTTGTGTGGCCACAATTGGCTCAACGATGAAGTCATCAACTTCTACATGAATCTGCTAACCGAACGCGGCGAAACAAAACACGACTCTCATGGTTTGCCCAGGGTCTATGCAATGAATACCTTTTTCGTGCCTCGCTTAATGCAAGCGGGCCATGCTGGCGTTAAGCGCTGGACGCGTAAAGTCGATATCTTTGCCAAGGACATTATGCCAGTGCCCGTACACGTTGGTGGCGTCCATTGGTGTATGGCTATAATACACATAAAGAATCGTACCATCAAATACTACGATTCCATGGGTACACCGAATCCCAGTGTACTCAAGGCACTGGAACAATACCTCAAAGATGAATCGATGGACAAACGCAAGCAACCCTTCGACACTAGTAATTTTGTGATTGAATCGGTTCAGGGTGTGCCGCGTCAGATGAACGGCAGTGACTGTGGTGTATTCAGTTGCATGTTTGCCGAGTATATAACACGTAATCGGGAGATAACCTTCTCCCAACAGAATATGGAATATTTCCGACAAAAAATGATTCTGGAAATCGTTATGGGTGAATTGTTGCAGTAG